In Oncorhynchus keta strain PuntledgeMale-10-30-2019 chromosome 36, Oket_V2, whole genome shotgun sequence, the DNA window ATGAAGAGGACcagtgagcctgtgtgtgtgaatCCAATGGGACAACTGGGAAAACAGCTACTGCGCTGCTGGAAGAAGTAAGAGACATTTTAACATCCAGTACTTAATTTACTTCACTTTACTTCCCAgttagcacatttggttccttggaagttgtgggaacgtaaGCTTTTGGTTTCCCATTGTTTCTGGGAAAAAAAGCCATACAGTACCTGTTTCCTGACCGGTAAAACTGAAACGTTCTGAGAACGTAACAGAAAATGTTACCTGTTCTGGTAACTTACATTTTAAGGTTGCAggaaggttctgagaacattttactatgtTTCCCTGGCCGTTTTCCTGAGAGGTTTTATTAACATTCAGAGAACAGAGATGATAGGTTATTTGAAGGATTTTGAATAACTTCCGTAACATTTTTATtgaatgtttcaataagactttTACTAACACTTGACAGTTTTGTTGACGCTGAGAACGGAATggatatgtttttaaataacattctttgAACGCTACTAATGctttcttgtgttttttttacGGAAAGTTTTCTtgatgttctgagaacatgactttaaatagaacagTGAGGAAACCCTGCAGAAAACATCATGCTGAactactgaaattcccacagaagcaCGTAGTCTCTTAACATTCTCTGAACTATGAGAACATTCCatatgtcaaaccagttggagatcCTAGAACATTACCCAAAATTgtaaatgtaaccatgtttgaactttttgttctgttaaagtaatgaaatgcCAATAAAataatgtgctgagaatgttacAAAGCCAAGCAagtatcctgcaccattcccagaaaggtGTGGGAAGTATGTATGGAAAATAACCACAGGCAACGACGCGCTCAGTCTCACCAAGACCTAAGAAACGTATGGTtttcagaacgttatgtgctagctgggttcaCTTCAGCATTTGTTACTATTCTTTTCAGTACTTTACTGTAAGTGGGTAGTTATATGGCATACTTCCGAAAGACAATCTAGAATGTCTAACCAATTTGGCAACACAATGTAGCAAAGGTTGTTGAACGCAAGGCTGGTTTGCGATTTTAGTTGACTCTAGACGAAAATATGCATGTATGCAGTATGCTGCAGAGTAAATACTGACATGTGGGTTTGATAAAATTGAGTCGTTAGTTTCAGTTTGACTGTGATTCAGATCATAAAATCCTGTCAACATGTTGTGATACAAAGAGCCATTCagccagtttctctctctctctctctatcatttaTCTGTCTTCATTtaccctctctttttctctctctaccttcctctacctccaacAGCTGTACTAAACATATCcacgtattctctctctctctctcccagaaccAGCGGATTGGATAAGAAGAGGTGtctgagaaggaggagagggcaggggaaACGAGGACAGAAACAGAGGAAACTCAGGGGACAATCTAAAGAGAGCAAAAGAAGGGCAACACCAATCCCTAACTTAGGGTGACCACAGAGCCAGTACCCGTCCATTCTCCTGACCAGTACTGTAGCGTTCTAGCTAGTTTACACTGTAACCCCAGACCAGACCAATACACTAGAGGCACTACCGACACCAGAGGCACCGGTACCAGAGGTACTACCAATTATAGACACCAGATAACAACTACAGACACCAGAGGCACTACAGACACCGAACCAGAATCTGGGTTTACAGGAGATGTTGAATATGGCGATTGTCCTTTAAGCCTAGGAAGTAGCCATTCAACTTGCCATTCACCAGCTTTTCAAGCTTAATAATGACAAAATACATACTTACCAAAAAAATGGAGTTTCGCTGAGcaactatcaccattactgccgTTATGGACTAACTAGACGATAGGCTATAAAGGCCTGGGGAAAGatgtactgtacatcaaacataccCTATAAGGTCTACATAATTGACTTGCATGAAATATTATTGCATTCTGTGTAGCGCGGGTGAAACAACAGATTGTTATGACGTTCTTACAATGTTGTCAATCAATTACCTTTCCTGTTTCTGGATCAGCCGACCTGTGCGTGGCAGTAATGGGGGATTTTATTGAAGGTGCAGGAGAGGTGGATTTAGCGCATGCACGCTTGGTCAAAAACAACACTTAGATTCAGACAacacatttttgggggggttgcaTGTAACTTTCTATTTAGACTTTTGGAAGTACATACCGACCGTGAGACCCGGTTCTTGTTCATTCAGACACCAGAGAAACTATGGACAACAGAGGTTCTACAGACACCACATACAAATGTGTTGAATGGCTATCATTAATGTATCATTATGTTCGGTTACAGACATTGTCGTTTCTAACTGTTTATCGTAAACACTGTTGGTATCTATGTTGCTATTTGTAATACTTTTATACTTTTTCAAGGTGTTTTGTAATAAATATTAAAACTGATTCAGTGACTGACTGTTGTTCAATATGTTCTTGTTTTCTACAGCCATTATAACATTCTGTTATTATCagtccctctctttttctctcactctccaaaaactccctctctttctccaacccccctctctttctctcagtgtcacaccctgatctgtttcacctgtctagAGCTTGTCTCctccccccaccaggtgtctcccattttcCACTGTGTGTTTTCACCtgcgttttctgtttgtctgttcccAGTTCGTCTTCTATTGTAAGGTCGTCCCAGCGTGTTTCCTGGTTTTCCCTGCGCTCTATCTTTTTGGTTTTGTACTTTTCTGGTTCAAaactttctgcctgccctgagcctgcctgattCTGAACTGGTTTATGAACTGCTGCCTGCCCTGCCCCTGTCTGCTGTCCAGTACCTGTCGGACTCTGGTCTGGTtacaaacctctgcctgtcctcgacctgccctttgcctgcTCCTCGTGTTATAATAAATTATCTGAGAACTGAACCATCCGCCTCCTGTGTCggcatctgggtcatatcctgtGTCTGGATACAATGAAGAATTATGTAATAGACTATCTGTTTCCATGAAGGAACCGACTTCTTTTGTTAATCAACTAGAATTTCATATCAGCTACAGCAGGAAAGTAAATATTACACATCAAATATCATTACTAATGCTAAATATTTtacaacacacatatacacatccaAACATCTTCTATAAATGATGCTGGTTTTATTGTCCTGAATAAGTGACTGTCACACGCATATGTGATTAGACCTGTTATCTCCCCAAGCTAATGCCCAAACTTGACTTTTTGTGAGGTGCTGAAGACCTTGGTTCAAACCCAGTTGGTCACATCCACACCATGGCACATGACAGCAGGTGTTTTAGTGTTTCTATCTGTCTCTGAAAGAGTTAACATAGAATCAAGGCAGAACAGATAACGTTACACTGGCTGAGCTATGGAAAAACACAGGAGACTTTTTTATTGAGCCTTTATTTCAacagggagtcatgctgagacctAGCTCTCTTCCACAGGTGAACCTTgtaaacacacaaatacacatcaAATGTACACTACACACATCACTGTTCACACaactattcacatcaatacacgaAAAGAAAAACACAATTATAGAAACCAACATTTTTCAGGAAAAAGGTCCTCAAATCAGCCTTTTGATTTGCCCTAGAGGTCCCAATTCCTCCAACTTTAGAGAGCCTGGAGACCATTACACAAGCAAGGTGCAAAACAAACTAAAAGCAGGTTTACTTAACTCAGTGGAGATTGAATTAGCCATCCCTGCGACCTGGTCTGGTGTCTAATACATCTATAAGGTAGCCCTTTTACACTCGTACCCGTACACAAGTTGAAAATGACTGATTTAGACCTAAGTGCCTAAATATGGAACGCGGTGGCTGTACAGTGTCATGCTATACATGAGGTCAGAGTTCAGGGTCTCtgcatcacagctctgtatgagTATTAACTGAGAGgcgttctgaacttgagcactgCGTGTGACAAGAAGTTGCCCCCATCCCTCCTGctaaatgggcaaatattgccaAACAAACtggttgtctgagtgagggaaatgctgtcAATTATGAGAACTCAATGTATTTTGAAAAATGGGgtgtcctgaacagaatgagcctgtttgtTGTATTGTGAATACAATTTGCTGTGGACCACGCCTCTGAATGCACTCATGACCCCCTTCTACGCACACCGACATTACGATCTGcttctctgaattgccttgtgaaagcctaacagTGTAGGACCGTATTTGATCATTTAACTAGTCATGTTGGCCACAGAACAAGCTTTGAAATGATACCCATCTGACTCAGATTGTGATTTGGATTGTGCAAACAACAATAGTAAGTGTGATAGCAGGGATGCAGGACTGTGTTCAAAACAACTACAACTGAACTTGCTGTAGTTCCTCAACGGCAAAGTTAGGAGAGCTAAAAAAAAAGtaccttatagttgaagactcttcttcGAGTCAAAAGTACATTGAAATTACTTAGGAACTGTGCATGCTTTGGAGAGGTATGTAGCCACTTGAAGACACCAGGTAGACCTTTCACTTAAACCcgtgttttgttgttgtcttatcagtgcattcagaaagtattcagaccccttccccttttcacAATTTTGTTTCGTTACAGCCTCATTCAAAAATctattaaatatgttttttttgtcaatttacaaagcgaaaacaggttgtTAGCCATTTTTGGAAATGTATACAacataaaaactgaaataccttatttacaaaagtattcagaccctttgctatgagactcgaaattgagctcaggtgcatcctgtttccattgatcatccttgagatgtttctacaacttgattggagtccacctgtgataagttcaattgactggacatgatttggaaaggcacgcacGTCTAtcgatataaggtcccacagttgacagtgcatgtcagagcaaaaaccaagccatgaggttgaaggaattgttcgtagagctccgaaacaggattgtgttgaggcacagatctgagcaAGGGtgcaaaaacatttctgcagcattgacggtccccaagaacacagtggtctccatcattcttaaatggaagatgtttagAACCACCAATACACTTCCTAgacctggccgcccggccaaGCTGCGCAAtcagagaagggccttggtcagggaggtggcgatggtcactctgacagagctcaagcGTTCCTCTgtgtgggagaaccttccagaaggacaaccatctctgcagcactccaccaatcaggactttatggtagagtggcccgagagacagaagccactcctcagtaaaaggaacatgacagcccgcttggagtttgtcaaaaggcacctaaagactgtcAGACCaagataaacaagattctctggtctgatgaaaccaagattgaactatttggcctgaatgccaagcatcccatctggaggaaacctggcaccatgcctatggtgaaacatggtggtggcagcattctgctgtggggatgtttttcagcagtagggactgggagaTGCGAAGGATCATtagggatcattcaatattccctttatttagttgttcagtgaaatcatcccatgtgaagagtcaactcatttaattcaAGTTCAATTCGTAAataaattgttttaaaaaatgtatattggAAAGACTTaataatttgcaattatgtctacttgtgataaaccttttaccttatgtGTCTGTCTCCATACAATATGGTAAATTTATCCAACTCAAAAAACTCTACAAATCTATATTTAAATGGTAacaatattaatttgcatatatttctggTAATTCCCATATACTCCCTTTAATTGCCACAGAAAGgtctctgaatattccccaaaatgtgcaaccctacatCAAACACATATCTtacaagtaattatatttttgtttggttAGCCATATAACTTTCCCTGACATCACATTGTAATTTTCAATTGACCTGATATCGTCGGATGGCTAGTATTCAATGTCTGCGGATGCGTTGTCTTCTACCCAAGATATAAAATGCTATCATAATTGACCGTAGTGCATATAaagcacacacaacacatcctgGTGGTTTCATGATGACTGAAAACATAACCGTATGACAAACGAGTGAAGAGTTTCTGGGCAAGTGTGGTCCATTTAAAATTAACACATTCTCTCGCCCCTTGCCCTGCATGTCTCAACTCATCAtacgtcatcagaagtgtccacttaatttcaggactgaggggagagggtgtgtctTTTGCGTGTTTGGAATGCAGAGAGAGTGAGCTAGCCATATTTAGTATTATTTTCACTTTCagttacttagctagcaaatacaGCCgactcaaacacccagctcaaacagagagagatgctatcttagctagctggctatggctatccatcactggaactcttccaagtcaaggtaagcttttgattTTATAAATGTTTTGCCACTGAGGCCCCTctggggtgcatgcttagtccccttctgtactctctgttcacccacgatcgattggccaaacacgactccaacaccatcattaagtttgctgatgacacaacagtggtagctCTGATTAACAACAActatgagacagtctatagggaggaagtcagagacctggcagtgtggtgccaggacaacaacctctccctcaatgtgagcaagacaaaggagctgattgtggacaacaggaaaaggcgGACCGAACagacccccattaacatcgacaggagcgggttgagagtttcaagttccttggtgtccacattaccaacaaactattatagtccaaacacaccaaggcagtcgtgaagagtgcacgacaacacattttccatctcaggagactgaaaagatttggcatgggtccccagatccccaagaagttctacagctgcactattgagagcatcctggccggttgcatcaccgcctggtatggcaactgcttggcatctgaccatagggcactacagagggtagtgtgaactgcccagtacatcactggggtcaagcttcatgccatccaggacctacagttgaagtcagaagattacatacaccttaacaaagtacatttaaacccagtttttccacaattcctgacatttaatcctagtaaatattctcTGTCTtcgatcagttaggatcaccacttcattttaagaatgtgaaatgaggGTGACCAatccggggcccgcaacgagtttgcccagtccggggcccaccGCGAGGGTCCCGGACTGGAAAAATGCTGGAAATTTGCcggaaagtttccgaccctttgcaaccccaTTGCGACGTCATATGCACTGGCAGTTAAATTTCTAACTTATTTAAATTAGTTTTTATTTACACTTGTATATTGACTTTTCCATATTGAATTGATGTTGGTGTATTTCAGGCCCCGGAGTGAATAGAATTGTGTACTCACACACTCGATCAGaaacgagggctgaggggcttacTTTGCcaacttcccttgcttggctaattGTTTGGACCGACAGTAAAGATGGCCATCGGGGATTCCCCCAAGGCATATAAGTGTAATTGCCTCTCTTTCTTTCGGGCTTCTTCCCTCATTTTTGAAGGAATTAATTTATTTAAAACTGtccaactattgtctttctctctctttgcgtCAACTATTCACTATATTTTatgtactgcagtgctagctagcagtACAGGTCAGTTTAACAGGTCAGCTTacgctttcagtactagattcattttCTGGTGCTTTGATTGGTTGGATAACATGTCAGTTCCCGCTGCAGGAGCACTGATAGGTTGGAGGGCGtggtcataattactgtgtaagtctatggaagggggtgagcctccaaggttttgtattgaagtcaatgtacccagaggaggatggaaactagctgtcctctggctatgccatggtgctaccctacaaagtgctgttgaggctactgtagaccatcaTTGCAAAAGTGTCTTACCAAATAATtgatgacgtgaatatatttagtatagttttatctaaaattCGATGGTTAATGGTTCAGTATTTACATTTctctgaaattcactgaggaggatggtcccccctgaggagcctccactggtacaTATGCATAAATCATCAGATACATGTTTTTATTATttggagagcgtgtgtgtgttatagatctATTGCAGTTCATAGGAGCCCTGTAATTTACTAGAAACCATGTGACTGGGAGCTGACTGGATATGGGAATGCAGGAAACAAGGggtgagggacacacacacacagtgcctttgTCCCTCGCACCACTTGTTTCCGGCATGCCCATATCCAGTCAGCTCCCAGTCACATGGTTTCTACTAAACCACAGGGCTCCTGTGAAACCTACTTTACCAGGCCATCtggggtcagacagacagacagacagacagacagacagacagacagacagacagacagacagacagacagacagacagacagacagacagacagacagacagacagacagacagacagacagacagacagacagacagacagacagacagacagacagacagacagacagacagacagacagacagacagacagacagacagacagacagacagacagacagacagacagacagacagacagacagacagacagacagacagacagacagacagacagacagacagacagacagacagacagacagacagacagacagacagacagacagacagacagacagacagacagacagagacagacagacagacagacagacagacagacagacagacagacagacagacagacagacagacagacagacagacagacagacagacagacagacagacagacagacagacagacagacagacagacagacagacagacagacagacagacagacagacagacagacagacagacagacagacagacagacagacagacagacagacagacagacagacagacagacagacagagacagagacacagagagacagacagacagagacagagacacagacagacagacagacagacagacagacagacagacagacagacagacagacagacagacagacagacagacagacagacagacagacagacagacagacagacagacagacagacagacagacagacagacagacagacagacagacagacagacagacagacagacagacagacagacagacagacacagacagacacagacagacagacagacagacagacacacacacacacacacacacacacacacacacacacacacacacacacacacacacacacacacacacacacacacacacacacacacacacgacaaggCTGCAACATGGAATAAAGCATCATTAGATACTAAAGAAAAACTAAAATAATACGGTCTCTCAATAATTACTAATCCACATCCTGTCCCGGCCCACTGTGTGAGGTATTACGTAATCTACCCTGACCTGGAGTAACACTAACCTATGACACCAGTAAAGCCTCTGTGTCCTGGAGTCGGCTAAACTGATTTATTTTAAACACTTGTTTCCTGTAGAACATGTTTTGTGACAGAGGGCAGAGAAGAGGGGACAAAGaaggaggagaaaacagagggaagagagataagtggagagctgagagagagggggagagagaaagaggaagagagagttagGCAGGACAGAGAGCAGAGTGCACAGAGGGACAAGAGGCTGACCAATTCGTAAGGTCAAATCTATGTTTGTCTTTCTGAGAGTAACAACCTGGGTAATAGACAGAGCTTTATAGAGTTAATGAGTTATATTGTTGCACATTAACACCATTGCTGACATAGACAACATCATTTTCTTCTCAGCCTGTTCTCTGACAGGTGAACACAAACGAATGCCtgaagcacacgcacacacacgcatgcacacacagtgTGTAGAGCAGGTATGGGCAACTTTGATGAgagtgggggccacaaaaaagtGTCACATGCAACTAGAGGAaggacatttaaaaaataaaactctagtccacctttactccacacacagagacgtgcaCAAAGCTCTTTCTCGCCctctatttggcaaatctgaccataattatgtCCTCCTGGTACcggtttacaagcaaaaactaaagcaagaAGTACCaatgactcgctcaatacggaagtggtcagatgatgcggatgctacgctacaggactgttttgctagcacagactagaatatgttccggtattcatccaatggcattgaggagaatACCACCTCAGTTACCAGCTTCATCAATGCATTCATGCATTCACCCGCAGTGAGAGTACATACAGTGGAAgactgaagtttacatacaccttagcgaagtacatttaaactcagtttctcaaaattcctgacatttaatcctagtaaaaattccctgttttaggtcagttaggatcaccaatttattttaagaatgtgaaatgtcagaataataatagagaatgccttatttcagcttttatttctttcatcacattcccagtgggacagaagtttacatacactcaattagtattcggtagcattgcctttaaattgtttaatttgggtcaaatgttttgggtagccttccacaagcttcccacaataagttgggtgacttttgtcccattcctcctgacagagctggtgtaactgggtcaggtgtctaggcctccttgctcgcacacgctttttcaattctgcccacacattCTCTATTGGAttggggtcagggctttgtgatggccaccccaACACCTGACTtcattgtccttaagccatttaaccacaactttggaagtatgcatggggccattgtccatttggaagacccatatgcgaccaagctttaacttcctgactgatgttgcttcaatatatccacatcattttcct includes these proteins:
- the LOC118369459 gene encoding uncharacterized protein LOC118369459 — encoded protein: MNSVLSVYLLASLSLYCLLLTAGKSEGQFVPGRCECYDTKVTVSGPLSDLKVTFKGLTCNTDQIIVVMKRTSEPVCVNPMGQLGKQLLRCWKKTSGLDKKRCLRRRRGQGKRGQKQRKLRGQSKESKRRATPIPNLG